From a region of the Paenibacillus lutimineralis genome:
- a CDS encoding dynamin family protein, with product METITNRQGSNLHNRLVRLGEWYKSQADGVASGEIEDLLHKLAADELTLAFCGHFSAGKSSLINMLCGKQVLSSGPIPTTANIAALRYGAPQVRLTKVASEAGISRELITLAPTELDDYCRDGDTYAMIEIWDEIKLLEHGGVLLDTPGVDSGEAAHMVATNSALHLADVVFYVMDYNHVLSESNLSFARRLADWGKPLYLVVNQIDKHRENELTFADYRKSVEQAFELWGIVPAGVFHISLKELAHPLNMLERLTETITHLQHSHTELLEYSINCSIRYGAEQFIARTKAEGEEREQELLELVGGEAAMQSIENELSAFEKDVERYDEQIAFTKWVAELDSLLNNSYIMNPSLRAAAEDYLESRRPEFKTGFLFHRGKTQREQERRKEFFMEKLGEQTAAQVDWHVRDLLRKLGRGFDAWDARWEQQLDERLPQLEESWITEPIKEGAMLSGEYTLRYATEVAAGIAGRYKRAALSIAEGLLAELAPRLAEARQSLAAQRETLLARSAAAAQLRAQRSAAGERTAQLMALCGAAPSLPPGILPEVWDEELPALAGQLAAVPPAPPGAPSAAPAVAPAAAIGLQRLTQAAAVLEAAAAKLSPYPAFGSRVRELRSRAAGLAHGRFTVALFGAFSAGKSSFANALLGASVLPVSPHPTTAAINRILAPEPGMEHGTGKIMFKTQEAMQQDLADSFEALQLGTWKERTWIAEVDKLRAIDVPATGRAHYSFLKAAAAGWGDSFSKLGTSEIADLAQFASYVSVESKACFVERMDLYYSCPLTEQGIVIVDTPGADSIHARHTGVTFQYMKNCDALIYVTYYNHAFSRADRQFLAHLGRVKGSFALDKMYFIVNAADLAATSTELASVVEHVEDGLRSAGVEAPQIYPVSSLRALTAKALGDDEQLASSGFVEFESAFFHFLGNDLAGLVVQSAERELKQMIRQADQWADTLAQGQEARQLQQNHLQQDKQVFQQQTTELAAEDKSSEVRQEVSELLYHVRQRLRLLAGDLFSEYFHPVLLQDDGGDMKRKFAASMHEWLSSLTIELQRELQVTCLRTENRCIAWLNEAGERWIQQLQQRLTLSPALSSGELSAWSMPEVLEAELELQLNTAEYWPYFKNPKSFFEGGGRKRLREAVEEPLSGVLKEAVDRIEARLSDYYCLEMVQKFAELTARFNLQWEEWEQGLASLSEGEGEGAETWLQITAELRVLAEDLKQQ from the coding sequence ATGGAAACGATTACAAATAGACAAGGCAGCAACCTGCACAATCGCCTTGTCCGACTTGGCGAGTGGTATAAGAGCCAAGCTGATGGAGTAGCATCCGGAGAAATCGAAGATCTCCTGCATAAGCTGGCAGCCGATGAATTGACCCTCGCTTTCTGCGGCCATTTCTCTGCCGGTAAATCGAGCTTGATCAATATGCTCTGCGGCAAGCAGGTGCTGTCATCCGGGCCAATCCCGACGACGGCGAATATCGCAGCGCTTCGATACGGAGCTCCACAGGTCAGGCTTACAAAGGTCGCGAGCGAAGCGGGTATTAGCAGAGAGCTTATAACCCTCGCTCCGACTGAGTTGGACGATTATTGTCGTGACGGAGATACATATGCAATGATTGAAATTTGGGATGAGATCAAGCTGCTTGAGCATGGTGGAGTACTGCTTGATACTCCTGGCGTCGATTCAGGGGAAGCTGCACATATGGTAGCGACGAATTCCGCACTGCATTTAGCGGATGTAGTATTCTATGTCATGGATTATAATCATGTGCTCTCCGAGAGCAATCTTTCCTTTGCCAGACGTCTTGCGGATTGGGGCAAACCGCTGTATTTGGTCGTGAACCAGATCGATAAACATCGGGAGAATGAACTAACCTTTGCCGATTATCGCAAGTCCGTCGAGCAGGCCTTTGAACTATGGGGCATTGTGCCCGCCGGTGTGTTCCACATTTCGCTTAAGGAGCTTGCACATCCGCTAAACATGCTTGAGCGACTTACGGAGACGATCACTCATCTGCAGCATAGTCACACAGAGCTGCTTGAGTACAGTATCAACTGTTCAATCCGTTATGGCGCAGAGCAGTTCATCGCGCGTACCAAGGCCGAGGGAGAAGAGCGGGAGCAGGAACTGCTGGAGCTTGTCGGCGGAGAGGCTGCAATGCAGTCTATCGAGAATGAACTGTCAGCGTTTGAGAAGGACGTAGAACGCTATGATGAACAGATTGCCTTCACGAAATGGGTAGCGGAGCTTGACTCCCTGTTGAATAATTCTTATATTATGAATCCGTCCTTACGAGCTGCGGCAGAGGATTATCTTGAGAGTCGCCGTCCGGAATTCAAGACCGGATTCCTGTTCCACCGCGGCAAGACACAGCGAGAGCAGGAACGACGCAAGGAATTCTTCATGGAGAAGCTTGGGGAGCAGACGGCAGCGCAGGTAGACTGGCATGTGCGTGATTTGCTTCGTAAACTGGGCCGGGGGTTCGATGCCTGGGATGCGCGGTGGGAGCAGCAGCTCGATGAGCGGCTGCCGCAGCTGGAAGAGTCATGGATCACGGAGCCGATCAAGGAGGGCGCAATGCTCTCTGGCGAGTACACGCTGCGCTACGCTACCGAGGTGGCGGCCGGAATCGCCGGCCGCTACAAACGGGCAGCCCTGAGCATAGCCGAAGGGCTGTTAGCGGAGCTGGCGCCGCGCCTGGCTGAGGCGCGGCAGAGCCTGGCCGCGCAGCGCGAGACGCTGCTGGCGCGGTCCGCGGCCGCTGCGCAGCTTAGGGCGCAGCGCAGCGCCGCAGGCGAGCGCACCGCACAGCTCATGGCGCTGTGCGGTGCGGCCCCGTCCCTCCCTCCGGGCATTCTGCCGGAGGTGTGGGACGAGGAGCTGCCCGCGCTAGCGGGGCAGCTTGCGGCGGTGCCGCCGGCACCGCCTGGCGCGCCATCTGCCGCGCCAGCGGTGGCTCCCGCTGCGGCCATCGGCCTGCAGCGGTTGACGCAGGCAGCGGCGGTGCTGGAAGCCGCCGCTGCCAAGCTCTCTCCGTACCCGGCCTTCGGCTCAAGGGTACGGGAGCTGCGCAGCCGCGCGGCAGGGCTTGCGCATGGCCGCTTCACGGTGGCGCTGTTCGGAGCGTTCAGCGCCGGCAAATCGTCGTTCGCCAACGCCTTGCTCGGCGCCTCCGTCCTGCCCGTATCGCCGCATCCGACGACTGCGGCGATCAATCGCATCCTCGCGCCTGAGCCCGGGATGGAGCATGGAACAGGCAAGATCATGTTCAAGACGCAGGAGGCGATGCAGCAGGATCTCGCTGATTCCTTTGAGGCGTTGCAGCTGGGAACGTGGAAAGAGCGAACCTGGATTGCAGAGGTCGACAAGCTGCGGGCGATTGATGTTCCGGCTACAGGACGTGCCCATTACAGCTTCCTGAAGGCCGCTGCCGCAGGCTGGGGAGACAGCTTCTCCAAGCTGGGCACCTCCGAGATCGCGGATCTTGCCCAGTTCGCTTCCTATGTGTCGGTGGAGAGCAAAGCCTGCTTCGTAGAGCGGATGGATCTCTATTATTCCTGTCCGCTGACCGAGCAGGGGATCGTTATTGTGGATACGCCTGGTGCAGATTCCATTCATGCCCGTCATACGGGCGTAACCTTTCAATATATGAAGAACTGTGATGCCTTGATCTATGTAACGTATTACAATCATGCATTCTCGCGGGCTGACCGGCAGTTCCTGGCTCATTTGGGCCGGGTCAAGGGCAGCTTCGCGCTCGATAAAATGTACTTTATCGTTAACGCTGCCGATTTGGCAGCGACGTCCACTGAGCTTGCTTCGGTGGTGGAGCATGTCGAGGACGGATTGCGCAGTGCCGGTGTAGAGGCGCCGCAGATTTATCCGGTTTCCAGCTTGCGGGCGCTAACCGCCAAGGCCTTGGGAGATGACGAACAATTGGCCAGCTCGGGATTCGTGGAATTTGAGAGCGCATTCTTTCATTTTCTGGGAAATGATCTGGCGGGGCTGGTTGTTCAGAGCGCCGAGCGTGAGCTGAAGCAGATGATCCGCCAGGCTGATCAATGGGCCGATACCCTGGCACAAGGCCAGGAGGCAAGACAACTGCAACAGAACCATTTACAGCAGGATAAGCAGGTCTTCCAGCAGCAGACAACTGAGCTTGCGGCAGAAGATAAATCCTCCGAGGTTCGCCAGGAGGTGTCTGAGCTGCTCTATCATGTGCGGCAAAGATTGCGTCTTCTTGCTGGAGATTTGTTCTCGGAGTACTTTCATCCGGTGCTGCTGCAGGACGATGGCGGCGATATGAAGCGTAAATTTGCGGCGTCGATGCATGAATGGCTGTCTTCGCTGACGATCGAGCTGCAGCGTGAGCTTCAAGTGACCTGCTTGCGGACGGAGAACCGCTGCATCGCCTGGTTGAATGAGGCCGGTGAACGCTGGATCCAGCAATTACAGCAGCGATTGACGCTAAGTCCGGCATTGAGCAGCGGAGAGTTGTCTGCCTGGAGCATGCCCGAGGTGCTCGAGGCAGAGCTCGAACTTCAATTAAATACGGCCGAATACTGGCCTTATTTTAAAAATCCAAAATCCTTCTTTGAGGGTGGAGGAAGAAAACGGCTGCGTGAAGCGGTCGAGGAACCTTTGTCAGGCGTATTAAAGGAGGCTGTAGACAGAATCGAGGCAAGATTAAGCGATTACTACTGTCTGGAAATGGTTCAAAAGTTTGCTGAATTAACGGCAAGATTTAACTTGCAATGGGAGGAATGGGAGCAAGGACTGGCTAGCCTGTCTGAGGGAGAAGGCGAAGGGGCTGAGACCTGGCTGCAAATTACAGCCGAGCTACGCGTCTTGGCTGAAGACCTCAAGCAGCAATAG
- a CDS encoding ABC transporter ATP-binding protein, which translates to MEVLKQLSIYYRERRYYLILSILCLAATTGLGLVYPLLLRKLIDDVIRQQQYNLVVGIALTALSIVVIKAFMQFLHGFFGGRLGNYLAYRLRNACYEKLQFLSFRYYDRAKTGDLMSRLTGDLEAIRNFVGFGFAQLLNLVLMVTFGMAVMMSIHWQLTLITLITIPFLAGVALKFESKIHPAFQEMRQALSSLTTAVQENITGVRTVKAFAREPHEVEKFSHRNERYKNNQIFAATLWSKFFPVMELLASISVAVLLAVGGTLVIKGQLTLGDLVAFFSLIWFIIGPMWGLGFHINNYTQSKASGERVLEILNHKIDVKDIENATDLSAANVKGEVTFENVTFAYGNKLPAVKDISFEASPGKVIGFLGGTGSGKSTIIQLLMRAYDVSEGSIKLDGQDIRTVSVQSLRRQISTVFQETFLFSSSIRNNICYGMNEVSMEEVIRVSQLAKAHEFIMELPDGYDTVVGERGMGLSGGQKQRIAIARALLKNPKILILDDATSAVDMETEQEIQAGFQEVMRGRTTFIIAHRISSLRHADEILVLDEGRVAQRGTHDELTQVPGPYQDVYRIQYADHLAKQEARAKRGEA; encoded by the coding sequence ATGGAGGTTCTGAAGCAACTCTCGATTTATTATCGTGAGCGGCGTTACTATTTAATATTATCTATACTATGTCTGGCAGCTACAACCGGGCTGGGCCTGGTATATCCGCTTCTGTTAAGGAAGCTGATTGACGATGTCATCAGGCAGCAACAATATAATCTGGTTGTGGGCATCGCCCTGACCGCTTTATCTATAGTAGTTATCAAAGCATTTATGCAGTTTCTGCACGGCTTCTTTGGCGGTCGATTAGGCAACTATCTGGCCTATCGGCTGCGCAATGCCTGTTATGAGAAGCTGCAATTTCTATCCTTTCGTTACTATGACCGCGCGAAGACAGGCGACCTGATGTCCCGACTTACCGGCGACCTGGAAGCGATTCGGAACTTTGTCGGTTTCGGCTTTGCTCAATTGCTGAACTTGGTGCTGATGGTAACCTTTGGGATGGCCGTGATGATGTCAATCCATTGGCAGCTTACGCTCATCACGCTGATTACGATTCCGTTCCTGGCAGGAGTAGCCTTGAAATTCGAATCGAAGATTCACCCGGCGTTCCAGGAGATGCGTCAGGCGCTAAGCTCGCTGACCACAGCAGTGCAAGAGAACATTACCGGGGTGCGTACTGTTAAAGCGTTCGCACGCGAGCCGCATGAAGTTGAGAAATTCTCGCATCGGAATGAGCGCTATAAGAACAATCAGATCTTTGCAGCAACACTGTGGAGTAAATTCTTCCCGGTGATGGAACTGCTCGCTTCGATCAGTGTAGCTGTTCTGTTGGCCGTTGGCGGAACCCTGGTTATTAAAGGCCAGTTGACCCTCGGCGATCTGGTCGCGTTCTTCAGTCTGATCTGGTTCATTATCGGCCCGATGTGGGGACTGGGGTTCCATATTAACAACTATACACAGTCCAAAGCATCCGGTGAACGTGTGCTTGAGATTCTGAACCATAAGATTGATGTAAAAGATATCGAGAACGCAACCGATCTATCAGCAGCTAATGTAAAGGGCGAGGTGACCTTCGAGAACGTTACCTTCGCTTACGGCAATAAACTGCCGGCTGTCAAAGATATTAGCTTCGAGGCCTCACCAGGCAAAGTGATCGGTTTCCTTGGCGGAACGGGATCTGGTAAATCGACGATTATACAGCTGTTGATGCGAGCCTACGATGTGAGTGAAGGAAGCATTAAGCTGGATGGGCAGGATATCCGTACCGTTAGTGTACAGAGTCTGCGCCGTCAAATCTCCACGGTATTCCAGGAGACCTTCCTCTTCTCATCCAGTATTCGTAATAATATCTGCTACGGGATGAACGAGGTGTCCATGGAAGAAGTGATTCGTGTATCTCAGTTGGCCAAGGCTCATGAATTTATTATGGAATTGCCGGACGGCTACGATACGGTTGTCGGGGAGAGAGGGATGGGGCTGTCGGGCGGTCAGAAGCAGCGGATTGCTATTGCACGGGCGCTGCTGAAGAACCCGAAGATCCTTATTCTGGACGATGCGACCAGTGCGGTCGATATGGAGACCGAGCAGGAGATCCAGGCCGGATTCCAGGAGGTTATGCGCGGGCGTACGACCTTTATTATCGCTCACCGTATTTCCTCGCTCAGACATGCCGATGAGATCCTTGTATTAGATGAAGGCCGTGTTGCTCAGCGAGGAACGCATGATGAGCTGACACAGGTACCAGGACCTTATCAGGATGTATATCGTATTCAATATGCCGATCATTTGGCCAAACAAGAAGCGCGTGCGAAGAGGGGGGAGGCATAA